Proteins co-encoded in one Dreissena polymorpha isolate Duluth1 chromosome 12, UMN_Dpol_1.0, whole genome shotgun sequence genomic window:
- the LOC127853485 gene encoding acetylcholinesterase-like, which produces MSCLRGKSLHDILNASDEKFTFRPSIDGAFLRSDPEVIMTNLAKGDNSTEDIGFLHVDLMLGLNNMEGGAHVALLWAEHLNTTYNEFNVSRTDIRNIVVPIAINLTFGSDISQSITQTVNFQYNDVKGADDPQRLRQRVVDLSTDIDVAAPLVRTGNLHVLVAQGSTYLYQFSEPLNLTHAPVWFSGANRANDVIFLFGFSERGLQFVNHVTGFTPTVEQRVLSTRLIKMIAKFARTGNPNPLNAAGDPQWPEYDAMSMSYLDISAAHVSPKHHFREPFMTFWTSVVPELLTATSQNATSPLVCPEEIGHTIKVNLVTAENIIIALSIVSFCLLCACVLLVCLSVAREPTLYINSNNAVMKTPNLSETPSLSSPTDS; this is translated from the exons ATGAGCTGCCTTCGAGGAAAGAGTCTTCACGACATATTAAACGCCTCAGACGAAAAGTTCACGTTTCGACCCTCAATTGACGGCGCGTTCCTGCGCTCTGATCCGGAAGTCATAATGACCAACCTGGCGAAGGGTGACAACTCTACAGAGGATATTGGATTTTTGCACGTGGATCTGATGCTTGGTCTGAACAACATGGAGGGTGGGGCTCATGTTGCGCTGCTGTGGGCGGAGCATTTGAACACCACGTACAATGAGTTCAATGTAAGCAGGACAGACATACGGAACATCGTAGTTCCCATTGCTATAAACCTGACTTTCGGTAGTGACATATCGCAATCTATTACGCAGACCGTTAACTTTCAATACAACGACGTTAAGGGTGCTGACGATCCCCAGCGTCTACGGCAGCGCGTCGTTGACCTCTCCACGGATATAGACGTCGCGGCACCGCTGGTTCGAACCGGAAACCTTCACGTACTGGTGGCACAAGGTAGCACCTACCTTTACCAGTTTTCGGAGCCTTTGAATCTTACGCATGCGCCTGTTTGGTTTTCGGGAGCCAACCGCGCCAACGACGTCATTTTTCTGTTTGGATTCAGTGAGCGAGGTCTGCAGTTTGTGAATCACGTGACGGGATTCACGCCGACCGTGGAACAGAGGGTGCTGTCAACAAGGCTCATCAAAATGATCGCAAAATTTGCGAGAACTGG AAATCCTAATCCGCTAAACGCCGCTGGCGATCCTCAGTGGCCTGAATATGACGCCATGAGCATGTCGTACCTAGACATCTCCGCAGCGCACGTGAGCCCCAAACACCACTTCCGGGAGCCATTCATGACCTTCTGGACGAGCGTGGTACCGGAACTGCTCACTGCGACCTCGCAGAATGCGACTTCTCCGCTTGTGTGCCCTGAGGAAATCGGTCACACGATTAAAGTAAACTTAGTCACTGCTGAAAACATCATCATCGCTCTCTCCATAGTCTCCTTCTGTCTGCTATGCGCATGCGTGTTGCTCGTCTGTTTATCGGTAGCGAGGGAGCCGACATTGTATATCAACAGCAATAACGCAGTGATGAAGACCCCAAACTTGAGCGAGACCCCCTCTCTATCCAGTCCGACCGACAGCTGA
- the LOC127853757 gene encoding pyrethroid hydrolase Ces2e-like, with protein MLFAQYLGIPYAEPPIRFRRPEPKTPWTGEYNGTYYRPACYHHGDPARVGTFEVKTVMMSEDCLTLDIYAPHSTIVNQSSLPVLVFLYSSPGYPSVFAADVLCTVGDVVVVVINFRQGMLGFFSLGSEAAPGNYGLFDQQMALQWIAEYIHSFGGDPKKVTLVGHSFGASNAIYHTLYPGNRGLIHRVVAMSGTALPPTGGKSLVRNSIETDVLE; from the coding sequence ATGTTATTCGCGCAGTACTTGGGCATTCCCTACGCCGAACCTCCCATCCGTTTCCGGCGACCTGAGCCTAAAACTCCGTGGACGGGGGAGTACAACGGGACGTACTACCGTCCGGCATGCTACCATCACGGCGACCCGGCTAGGGTGGGCACATTTGAAGTGAAGACTGTGATGATGTCCGAGGATTGCCTAACGCTCGATATATACGCGCCACACAGCACTATCGTTAACCAGTCGTCACTTCCGGTGCTCGTTTTCTTATACAGTTCCCCAGGATATCCCAGTGTATTCGCTGCCGATGTTCTGTGCACGGTAGGAGACGTCGTGGTCGTTGTGATCAACTTCCGTCAAGGGATGCTGGGTTTCTTCAGTCTCGGTAGCGAAGCGGCGCCCGGGAACTACGGTTTGTTTGACCAGCAGATGGCATTACAGTGGATTGCAGAGTACATTCATAGTTTTGGCGGGGACCCCAAAAAGGTGACGCTAGTCGGTCATTCTTTTGGAGCCTCGAACGCGATCTACCACACGCTGTATCCGGGAAACAGAGGCCTCATCCACCGTGTGGTCGCAATGAGCGGCACAGCACTGCCACCTACGGGTGGTAAATCTTTGGTACGGAATTCTATTGAAACGGATGTGCTTGAGTAG